A single window of uncultured Methanospirillum sp. DNA harbors:
- a CDS encoding TIR domain-containing protein, whose amino-acid sequence MVITDSIKMARRVFFSFHYKPDNWRVSKIRSIGSLEGNRPVTDNNWESIVKGGDIGIKRWINEQMEGKSCLLVLIGSNTANRKWINYEIIHAWDNHKGVLGINIHNIKDVNLQQSEKGANPFDYINFEGTSTKLSSIVRTYDPPYSTSEFVYNHIRDNLSNWVEEAIRIRDCYR is encoded by the coding sequence ATGGTAATAACTGATTCAATAAAAATGGCTCGTCGAGTTTTTTTTAGTTTTCATTATAAACCTGATAATTGGAGAGTTTCAAAAATAAGGAGTATTGGCTCTCTTGAAGGGAACCGACCAGTTACAGATAATAATTGGGAATCTATTGTAAAAGGAGGTGATATTGGGATTAAAAGATGGATAAATGAACAAATGGAGGGAAAAAGTTGTTTGTTGGTACTAATTGGATCAAATACAGCTAACCGTAAATGGATAAATTATGAAATAATTCACGCATGGGACAATCATAAGGGTGTTTTGGGAATAAATATTCACAACATCAAAGATGTAAATCTCCAACAGTCGGAAAAGGGGGCGAACCCTTTTGATTACATAAATTTTGAAGGAACATCAACAAAACTATCATCAATTGTTCGAACCTATGATCCACCATATTCCACAAGTGAGTTTGTATACAATCATATTCGCGATAATTTGTCTAATTGGGTCGAGGAGGCAATCAGAATTCGTGATTGTTATCGATAA
- a CDS encoding type II toxin-antitoxin system HicB family antitoxin yields MSPHTPKLNPGLSCPEPNIPGPLINYQMNLKVVIEEDTEDGGFIVTCPALPGCHSEGETVEEALVNIRDAIQGCLAVLNERAQQTQSGRVMEITV; encoded by the coding sequence ATGTCACCACACACCCCCAAACTGAACCCGGGTCTCTCCTGTCCGGAACCTAATATACCGGGTCCTCTCATTAATTATCAGATGAACCTGAAAGTCGTCATCGAAGAAGACACCGAAGATGGCGGTTTTATTGTCACTTGCCCGGCCCTTCCCGGTTGCCACTCCGAGGGTGAGACCGTAGAAGAAGCCCTCGTCAATATCAGGGATGCCATTCAGGGATGCCTCGCTGTTCTCAATGAACGGGCACAACAGACTCAGAGTGGCCGGGTCATGGAGATCACCGTATAG
- a CDS encoding type II toxin-antitoxin system HicA family toxin, whose protein sequence is MSKLPVWLSSKTFSRHGFTKARQTGSHVIMVKHGMDVTLSVPLHDPMKRGTYGSSLLMPVCRWKNFVTLIIRSDNIQTGQRPSD, encoded by the coding sequence ATGAGCAAACTCCCGGTTTGGCTGTCGTCAAAAACTTTTTCCCGTCATGGGTTTACAAAAGCCAGACAGACCGGGAGCCATGTCATCATGGTCAAACATGGCATGGATGTCACCTTGTCAGTCCCCCTTCATGATCCCATGAAACGGGGTACTTACGGAAGCTCATTGCTGATGCCGGTCTGTCGATGGAAGAATTTTGTGACTCTTATAATCAGGTCAGATAACATTCAAACCGGCCAAAGGCCGTCTGATTGA
- a CDS encoding cysteine desulfurase, giving the protein MYDLTALREEFPVLEEVIYLDNAATTQTPVRSVEAICDFFYEYAGNYGRGTHRLARETTARCEESREDLAGFLGAYPEQIIWTGNTTGAINLISQGLPWKKGDEVLCTALEHHSNLLPWMALKRQGVKVSIVPHQDGYVDPDAVSDMITGKTRVVAVTQMTNVTGTIQPVDEIADIAHDKGALIVVDGAQSVGHIPVDISKMDYLAIAGHKGLLGPQGVGALYAEEPITLSESRFGGGTVTAVSLEEVKLRPAPARFEPGTPNIPGIIGMGPAIRLVDALGVDEIADHEEALGTALFDALEELGQVDVYSPRGTAVISFGVDGIHPDLLATRLDDMADICVRSGMHCAEPYVRSFCDQGTVRASVACYTTREEVITLADALRELLDSWDPDSEPEFVPEPDPWEKSRCP; this is encoded by the coding sequence ATGTACGATCTCACGGCTCTCAGAGAGGAGTTCCCGGTCCTCGAAGAGGTCATCTACCTTGACAATGCAGCTACCACCCAGACACCGGTCAGGTCTGTCGAGGCGATATGCGACTTTTTTTATGAGTATGCCGGGAATTACGGGAGAGGAACCCATCGGCTTGCCAGAGAGACAACTGCGAGGTGTGAGGAGAGTAGGGAGGATCTTGCAGGGTTTCTCGGTGCTTATCCCGAGCAGATTATCTGGACCGGCAACACGACCGGTGCAATAAATCTCATATCACAGGGTCTTCCCTGGAAGAAGGGTGATGAGGTGCTCTGTACTGCCCTTGAACACCACTCCAATCTTCTGCCCTGGATGGCACTGAAGAGGCAGGGTGTGAAGGTGTCGATCGTTCCCCACCAGGATGGATACGTTGATCCCGATGCGGTGAGTGATATGATCACCGGAAAGACCCGTGTTGTTGCAGTCACCCAGATGACGAATGTAACCGGGACTATCCAGCCGGTCGATGAGATTGCAGATATCGCCCATGATAAGGGTGCTCTCATCGTTGTAGATGGTGCCCAGTCGGTCGGGCATATCCCGGTTGACATCAGCAAGATGGACTACCTTGCCATCGCCGGACACAAAGGGCTCCTCGGTCCCCAGGGTGTCGGTGCCCTGTATGCAGAGGAACCGATCACGTTGTCTGAAAGCCGGTTCGGAGGAGGGACTGTTACGGCAGTCTCTCTTGAAGAGGTGAAACTCCGTCCAGCACCGGCTCGGTTTGAGCCGGGCACCCCTAATATCCCCGGAATCATCGGAATGGGGCCGGCAATACGGCTCGTGGATGCCCTCGGTGTTGATGAGATCGCTGACCATGAAGAGGCACTCGGGACCGCTCTCTTCGATGCACTGGAAGAACTCGGCCAGGTGGATGTGTACAGTCCCAGGGGAACGGCCGTGATATCGTTCGGAGTCGATGGGATACATCCTGACCTGCTTGCGACCCGGCTGGATGATATGGCAGATATCTGTGTCAGGAGTGGTATGCATTGTGCAGAACCATATGTCCGCTCCTTCTGTGACCAGGGCACGGTCAGGGCCTCGGTCGCCTGTTATACAACCAGAGAAGAGGTTATTACCCTTGCAGACGCCCTTCGGGAACTGCTTGACTCCTGGGATCCTGATTCTGAACCTGAGTTTGTTCCTGAACCTGATCCCTGGGAGAAGAGCAGGTGTCCCTGA
- a CDS encoding DNA-directed DNA polymerase II large subunit: MADISPHMQKYYNRLNTGLARAMEVAGEARKAGLDPETVIEIPIANDLADRVEAQVGIKGVAACIRDLESRMSREEASLKIGDVFVSRKFGETDNDQILDHTIRTSMALVTEGVVSAPIEGIAKVAVRKNDDGTEYLSIYYAGPIRSAGGTAQALSVLVGDYVRRLLGLNRYIPRPEEIERYVEEIRQYNSIMSLQYLPSPEEIRLIIQNCPVCIDGEPTEREEVSGYRNLERVETNTVRGGMALVIAEGLILKAPKVMRNVRKMKMDGWDWLEELMHSTTSSSTDHEEKEVGIHPKDKYLRDLIGGRPVFAYPMRKGGFRLVYGRSRNTGLAAGGLHPATLHILGDFLAVGTQMKTERPGKAAGISPVDSIQGPTVRLINGDVLRIDDAKQARELSPQVASIIDVGEILISYGEFMENNHVLAPCAYCEAWWHLEGGVGHPTSEEEALACCEAGAFLHPDFTLLWDDVRPEEIRELAVYISQHGSLSENTLKIPQDPVIKEILENILCPHLVRDEVILISPAHLFCRCLGLDENLSMISAWDGEKTDSLDLIMHLSGLKLRSKAGTRIGGRMGRPGKAKPREMKPAPHVLFPVGEGGGSRRSLQEAGRHTYKANTDGGILQLEMGVRRCPACKTETYLNRCSCGTHTVPVIACPRCGIEVGDGTCPQCGVPGACNREYTINVKQQYLKALENLGVREQTGDLVKGVKGLVSRLKPVEMLEKGVLRSLNNLFVFKDGTVRFDIIDMPLTHFRPREIGVPVERLVDLGYTHDIYGKELTDREQILELPPQDILVPEVCGDYLLACTKFIDQLLVKVYGLEPFYNCEKRLDLIGHLIIGLAPHTSAGVLVRLIGFSKANVGYGHPFFHAAKRRNCFFGDTLIEIGDETGIHAVPIRQFVLERLDLSQAGVDNIGTFYADPTRPAYARTVDTGGIPHIRKVTSISVHRSPQNLIQFVTARGKKLMVTPDHAMLVWDVDYLRKIRALEVKVGDAVPVWEGSVVISDRIATIDYVQSPDERVYCLTVDRDHSVVANGIFTGQCDGDEDCVMLLLDGLINFSRAFLPETRGGSMDAPLVLSSRIDPTEIDKESHNLDVCAGYPLELYLKALEYAHPKDVEGLIDRVEKRLGKENQIEGFFFTHDTSDISAGPLDTMYTQLQSMVDKLNCELELAKKIKAVDEHDVAERVLQTHFIRDLQGNLGAFAKQKFRCTKCNTSYRRMPLSGKCRCGGTVIPTVHEGSVKKYLKMSQEICQEFHISEYTRQRVEVINMNIESTFGEEKIEQLGLADFM; this comes from the coding sequence ATGGCTGACATCTCTCCCCACATGCAGAAGTACTACAATCGTCTGAATACAGGTCTAGCCAGGGCGATGGAGGTTGCGGGTGAGGCCAGGAAGGCAGGGCTTGATCCCGAGACTGTGATAGAGATCCCGATAGCAAACGATCTTGCAGACCGGGTTGAGGCCCAGGTAGGGATAAAGGGGGTTGCAGCCTGTATCCGCGACCTTGAGTCGCGGATGTCACGTGAAGAGGCATCGCTCAAGATCGGTGATGTGTTTGTCTCACGTAAGTTTGGGGAGACCGACAACGATCAGATCCTGGATCATACGATCAGGACCTCGATGGCACTGGTTACCGAGGGTGTGGTGTCGGCACCGATCGAGGGTATCGCCAAGGTGGCGGTCAGGAAGAACGATGACGGGACCGAATATCTCTCAATCTATTATGCCGGGCCCATTCGGAGTGCAGGAGGAACGGCCCAGGCACTCTCGGTTCTTGTGGGCGATTATGTCAGAAGACTGCTCGGGCTGAACCGGTATATTCCACGACCTGAAGAGATCGAGCGGTATGTTGAGGAGATCAGGCAGTACAACTCGATCATGAGCCTGCAGTATCTCCCGTCTCCTGAAGAGATCAGGCTGATCATCCAGAACTGCCCGGTCTGCATCGACGGGGAGCCGACCGAACGGGAGGAGGTCTCCGGGTACCGAAACCTGGAACGGGTTGAGACGAACACCGTCCGTGGTGGAATGGCACTGGTCATTGCAGAAGGGCTGATCCTCAAGGCTCCCAAGGTGATGCGCAATGTCAGGAAGATGAAGATGGACGGGTGGGACTGGCTTGAGGAGCTGATGCACTCAACCACTTCTTCCAGTACAGATCACGAGGAGAAAGAGGTAGGGATTCACCCCAAGGATAAGTATCTCCGTGATCTCATCGGTGGCAGGCCGGTCTTTGCGTATCCGATGCGCAAAGGCGGGTTCAGGCTGGTGTACGGGAGGTCACGGAACACCGGACTTGCAGCAGGTGGTCTTCATCCGGCAACGCTTCATATTCTCGGTGACTTCCTTGCGGTAGGGACCCAGATGAAGACCGAACGACCGGGTAAGGCAGCAGGGATCTCCCCGGTTGACTCGATCCAGGGGCCTACAGTCAGGCTGATCAACGGGGACGTGCTCAGGATAGATGACGCTAAACAGGCACGCGAACTCTCGCCGCAGGTTGCATCTATCATCGATGTCGGCGAGATTCTGATAAGTTACGGCGAGTTCATGGAGAACAACCATGTACTTGCTCCGTGTGCCTACTGTGAGGCGTGGTGGCACCTTGAAGGTGGTGTCGGTCACCCGACGAGCGAGGAGGAGGCTCTCGCCTGCTGCGAAGCCGGGGCATTCCTGCATCCTGACTTCACCCTCCTCTGGGATGATGTCAGACCTGAAGAGATCCGCGAACTGGCAGTATACATCAGCCAGCACGGTTCCCTATCTGAAAACACCCTGAAGATTCCCCAGGATCCTGTCATCAAGGAGATCCTGGAGAACATCCTCTGCCCTCATCTGGTTCGTGACGAGGTGATTCTGATATCACCTGCACACCTCTTCTGCAGGTGCCTCGGGCTTGATGAGAACCTCTCCATGATATCTGCCTGGGATGGGGAGAAGACCGACAGCCTTGATCTTATCATGCACCTGTCAGGTCTCAAACTCAGATCTAAGGCAGGCACACGGATCGGGGGAAGGATGGGGAGGCCAGGTAAGGCCAAGCCGCGTGAGATGAAGCCTGCTCCCCATGTGCTCTTCCCGGTCGGTGAAGGCGGAGGATCACGGCGATCTCTCCAGGAGGCAGGACGGCACACCTACAAGGCGAATACTGACGGGGGAATTCTGCAACTTGAGATGGGAGTCCGTCGGTGTCCTGCATGCAAGACCGAGACATATCTGAACCGGTGCAGTTGCGGGACACACACCGTTCCGGTGATTGCATGTCCCAGATGCGGCATTGAAGTAGGGGATGGTACCTGTCCCCAGTGTGGGGTGCCGGGTGCCTGTAATCGTGAATACACGATCAATGTGAAGCAGCAGTATCTGAAGGCACTTGAGAATCTCGGGGTCAGGGAACAGACCGGTGACCTGGTAAAAGGTGTCAAAGGGCTGGTATCGAGGTTAAAACCGGTTGAGATGCTTGAGAAAGGAGTGCTCAGATCCCTGAACAATCTCTTTGTCTTCAAGGATGGTACGGTCAGGTTTGACATCATCGACATGCCGCTCACACACTTCCGGCCCAGGGAGATAGGTGTACCTGTCGAACGGCTTGTTGATCTCGGGTACACCCATGATATTTACGGCAAGGAACTGACAGACCGGGAGCAGATCCTCGAGCTTCCTCCCCAGGATATTCTGGTCCCTGAAGTATGTGGAGACTACCTGCTGGCCTGTACAAAGTTCATTGATCAACTGCTCGTGAAGGTGTACGGGCTTGAACCGTTTTACAACTGCGAGAAACGGCTTGATCTCATCGGGCATCTCATCATCGGGCTTGCTCCCCACACAAGTGCCGGGGTGCTCGTCCGTCTGATAGGGTTCTCAAAGGCCAATGTCGGGTACGGGCATCCTTTCTTCCATGCAGCCAAGCGGAGAAACTGCTTCTTTGGCGACACCCTGATCGAGATCGGCGATGAGACCGGGATTCACGCCGTCCCAATCCGCCAGTTCGTTCTCGAGCGGCTTGATCTCTCACAGGCCGGAGTGGACAACATCGGAACTTTTTACGCAGATCCGACCAGGCCTGCCTATGCCAGAACGGTGGACACCGGAGGAATTCCGCACATACGCAAGGTGACCTCGATATCAGTTCACCGGTCTCCGCAGAACCTGATCCAGTTCGTGACTGCCAGGGGAAAGAAACTCATGGTGACCCCGGATCATGCGATGCTTGTCTGGGATGTCGATTATCTGCGCAAGATCCGTGCCCTCGAGGTGAAGGTCGGTGATGCAGTTCCGGTCTGGGAAGGTAGTGTGGTTATCTCTGACCGCATTGCCACAATCGATTACGTTCAGTCTCCTGATGAGCGGGTCTACTGCCTGACCGTGGACCGGGATCACTCCGTTGTTGCAAATGGGATCTTCACCGGGCAGTGCGACGGGGATGAGGACTGTGTCATGCTTCTGCTTGACGGGCTGATCAACTTCTCCCGGGCATTTCTTCCCGAGACAAGGGGGGGTTCGATGGATGCCCCGCTCGTGCTCAGCAGCAGGATTGACCCGACCGAGATCGACAAGGAGAGTCACAACCTGGATGTCTGTGCAGGGTATCCGCTTGAGCTCTATCTCAAGGCACTCGAGTATGCACACCCGAAAGATGTTGAAGGGCTCATCGACCGGGTCGAAAAACGGCTTGGAAAAGAGAACCAGATCGAGGGATTCTTCTTCACTCATGATACCTCTGACATCTCGGCCGGCCCCCTTGATACCATGTACACCCAGCTCCAGTCGATGGTTGACAAGCTCAACTGCGAACTCGAGCTCGCAAAGAAGATCAAGGCGGTTGACGAGCACGACGTGGCAGAACGGGTGCTACAGACCCATTTCATCCGCGACCTCCAGGGCAACCTCGGTGCGTTTGCAAAGCAGAAGTTCAGGTGCACCAAATGCAACACCAGTTACCGCAGGATGCCCTTGTCAGGAAAGTGCAGGTGCGGTGGAACGGTGATCCCGACCGTGCATGAAGGCTCGGTGAAGAAGTATCTCAAGATGTCGCAGGAGATCTGCCAAGAGTTTCACATCTCCGAGTACACCAGGCAGCGTGTCGAAGTTATCAACATGAACATCGAGTCAACCTTCGGCGAAGAGAAGATCGAGCAGCTCGGTCTTGCTGATTTCATGTAA
- a CDS encoding DnaJ domain-containing protein has protein sequence MNQAGETYYDILNLRPDASLHEITTAYRKLAKILHPDVCESPDADELFKVVNEAYQVLKDPKKREEYDATLVIAEDSRYGSYHRGSQRYRDPRTWYYTHHHQTSHKRPFHEEPVQKPKSTIPRIVQVLLFYLTLFMAIIIVAQLFLIPWINGTNSTDARNSLSEGNKWMQQEEYQKAIDSYRDATAKLPAFSEAWRAKGIAELKKGDSLSRLGQPGAEGYYRDAIRSFSKIADQNPEDLTITKATADAYLKMNDKSSALTVLNAAQKSGHWDEEMSDLMRQANSVS, from the coding sequence ATGAACCAGGCAGGGGAGACCTATTACGATATCCTGAATCTCCGTCCAGATGCTTCTCTGCATGAGATAACCACGGCGTACAGAAAACTTGCAAAGATCCTTCATCCAGATGTCTGTGAAAGTCCTGATGCAGATGAACTCTTCAAGGTTGTAAACGAGGCATACCAGGTCCTCAAAGATCCCAAAAAACGGGAGGAATATGATGCAACCCTTGTCATTGCAGAAGACTCCCGGTACGGGAGTTATCATCGGGGAAGCCAGCGGTACCGCGATCCCAGGACCTGGTACTATACGCATCATCACCAGACCTCCCATAAGCGACCGTTCCATGAGGAACCGGTGCAGAAACCGAAGAGCACTATCCCCAGGATCGTACAGGTTCTTCTCTTCTATCTCACCCTGTTCATGGCGATCATCATCGTTGCACAACTCTTTCTGATCCCCTGGATTAACGGCACAAATAGTACAGATGCACGAAACTCCCTCTCTGAAGGGAACAAGTGGATGCAGCAGGAAGAGTATCAGAAAGCGATAGACAGTTACCGTGATGCAACTGCAAAACTTCCTGCGTTCTCTGAAGCATGGCGTGCAAAAGGAATAGCCGAACTGAAGAAAGGTGATTCCCTCTCGCGGCTTGGGCAGCCGGGCGCTGAAGGGTACTATCGGGATGCGATAAGATCGTTCTCAAAGATCGCTGATCAGAATCCTGAGGATCTCACGATCACAAAGGCGACGGCTGATGCATACCTGAAGATGAATGACAAGAGTTCAGCCCTCACTGTTCTGAATGCAGCTCAAAAGTCAGGCCACTGGGATGAAGAGATGAGTGACCTGATGCGGCAGGCTAACTCCGTATCCTGA
- a CDS encoding aconitase X catalytic domain-containing protein → MFLTAEEEAILGGEEGPTRQQLMEILVAMGKVFEAEKMVPIRSAQVSGASYKTIGRWGLEWLTSLDAKASVPAILNPVGMDRIRWRQMEIDPEFAKNQLDVIAAYDRLGIRLECTCTPYYLTITEYGDHLAWSESSAVAYANSVIGARTNREGGPSALAAAILGRTPAYGLHLVENRAPVLSINVDGAPGNVDESWYGALGYLAGKIAGNRVPIFTGIRPSRDQLKNLGAAMAATGATALYHVRDITPEARVFKYDTASLETITITASEVADVYGSAEPDAIAIGCPHCSDEELTRIAGKLQGCRVKRPLYIFAARDVITRSAEAVGIIEKSGAWVYADTCMVVSPALERYKTIMVSSGKALAYVPNMCGASSIIGTLDDCLAAACR, encoded by the coding sequence ATGTTTCTGACCGCTGAAGAAGAGGCGATACTTGGTGGTGAGGAAGGCCCGACCAGGCAGCAGCTGATGGAGATCCTGGTTGCGATGGGGAAGGTCTTCGAGGCAGAGAAGATGGTTCCCATACGAAGCGCCCAGGTCTCTGGTGCATCGTACAAAACGATCGGCAGGTGGGGGCTTGAATGGCTCACAAGCCTTGATGCAAAGGCCAGTGTGCCTGCAATTCTCAACCCTGTCGGTATGGACCGGATCAGGTGGAGGCAGATGGAGATCGATCCTGAGTTTGCCAAAAACCAGCTTGATGTGATCGCTGCATATGATCGGCTTGGGATACGGCTTGAATGTACCTGCACACCGTACTACCTGACCATCACCGAGTACGGTGATCATCTTGCCTGGTCAGAGTCTTCAGCGGTTGCGTATGCAAACTCGGTCATTGGGGCACGGACGAACCGTGAGGGAGGGCCCTCTGCCCTTGCCGCAGCAATCCTTGGGAGAACACCTGCATACGGCCTGCATCTTGTTGAGAACAGGGCCCCGGTCCTCTCTATCAATGTTGATGGTGCTCCCGGGAATGTCGATGAATCCTGGTATGGTGCTCTCGGATATCTTGCCGGGAAGATTGCAGGAAATCGTGTGCCTATCTTCACCGGAATACGACCGTCACGGGATCAACTCAAGAATCTCGGGGCTGCAATGGCTGCCACCGGTGCCACTGCCCTCTACCATGTCAGGGATATAACTCCCGAGGCACGGGTCTTCAAGTACGATACAGCCTCCCTTGAGACGATCACCATCACCGCATCAGAGGTTGCAGATGTGTATGGATCAGCAGAGCCTGATGCAATCGCGATCGGCTGTCCGCACTGTTCTGACGAGGAACTCACCAGAATCGCAGGGAAACTGCAGGGTTGCAGAGTGAAAAGACCGCTCTACATCTTTGCAGCACGTGATGTCATCACCAGATCTGCAGAAGCGGTCGGCATCATCGAGAAAAGCGGGGCATGGGTGTATGCTGACACCTGTATGGTGGTCTCACCTGCACTTGAGCGGTACAAGACCATCATGGTCTCCAGTGGAAAAGCACTTGCATATGTTCCGAACATGTGTGGCGCCTCCTCGATCATCGGAACCCTTGATGACTGTCTTGCTGCAGCCTGCCGGTAG
- a CDS encoding UbiD family decarboxylase codes for MRTCIDLMRSKGLVIDIHEPVSSEYEAPKRSFGTDKLLFFHNLDGKKAVMNVTASREALALALGVSPEKMVPHLAACRYDGRVIEDGTTSCSAPDLDAIPIMKHYPLDAGRYVCAGVVFSRYNGVENASVHRMLQSGKDRLVARLVEGRHTHTMLKQALADGKELPVAIAIGLHPLVMFASCSRVPVGMELPFAAELLGGEITVKTLSNGVRVPDAEIILEGFIGGETAKEGPFVDITGTYDPVRTQPVIRITGMRMKPDPIYHGILPGGDEHKILMGAPYEPLIYKAVAGVTGVTDVVLTKGGCGYLHAVVQIRKRTQGDGKNAILAAFAAHTSLKHVVIVDEDINPSDPLDVEYALATRVRADTDTIIIPGIRGSSLDPTRIGDGLNVKMGIDATMEMGREDEFIRATWEQ; via the coding sequence ATGAGAACCTGTATTGATCTGATGAGGAGCAAAGGTCTGGTCATAGACATTCATGAACCGGTCTCCTCAGAGTATGAAGCACCGAAGCGATCGTTTGGGACCGACAAACTTCTCTTCTTCCATAATCTCGACGGAAAGAAGGCTGTGATGAATGTCACCGCAAGCAGGGAGGCCCTTGCCCTTGCCCTTGGAGTCAGCCCTGAAAAGATGGTTCCTCACCTTGCAGCCTGCCGGTATGATGGCAGAGTGATAGAAGACGGAACCACCTCATGTTCTGCACCAGATCTCGACGCTATCCCGATCATGAAGCATTACCCGCTTGATGCAGGCCGGTATGTCTGTGCCGGAGTGGTCTTCTCGCGTTACAACGGGGTTGAGAATGCCTCAGTACACCGGATGCTCCAGTCAGGTAAGGACAGGCTGGTTGCCCGGCTCGTCGAGGGCAGGCATACTCACACCATGCTCAAGCAGGCCCTTGCAGACGGAAAGGAACTCCCTGTTGCGATTGCGATAGGTCTGCACCCCCTGGTCATGTTTGCAAGCTGTAGCAGGGTCCCGGTCGGGATGGAACTGCCTTTTGCAGCAGAACTGCTCGGTGGAGAGATCACAGTAAAAACACTTTCAAACGGAGTTCGTGTTCCTGATGCAGAGATCATCCTTGAAGGGTTCATCGGCGGAGAAACTGCGAAAGAGGGACCGTTTGTAGACATCACCGGAACCTACGACCCGGTACGGACCCAGCCGGTGATCAGGATCACCGGGATGCGCATGAAGCCTGATCCGATCTACCATGGTATTCTGCCAGGGGGAGATGAGCACAAGATCCTGATGGGTGCTCCGTATGAACCACTGATCTACAAGGCTGTTGCCGGAGTTACCGGAGTGACCGATGTGGTGCTCACGAAAGGTGGCTGCGGGTACCTTCATGCAGTTGTCCAGATCAGGAAGAGGACACAGGGAGATGGAAAGAACGCGATACTGGCTGCCTTTGCGGCTCACACATCCTTAAAGCATGTGGTCATCGTTGATGAGGATATCAATCCATCAGATCCCCTGGATGTCGAGTATGCCCTGGCAACAAGAGTGAGGGCTGATACTGACACTATTATAATACCCGGGATCAGGGGGTCTTCCCTTGACCCCACCCGGATTGGCGACGGGCTGAATGTCAAGATGGGGATCGATGCAACCATGGAGATGGGCAGGGAAGACGAGTTCATCAGGGCAACCTGGGAGCAGTAA
- a CDS encoding UbiX family flavin prenyltransferase produces MTRRFVIGVSGASGMIYAARLLHHLSPVAEVHLVVSPVAGEIAVHEGVSLSGFPVTIHRFDDLAAPIASGSFRHDGMVIVPCSMKTLASVANGITPNLVTRAADVTLKERRSCILVLRENPLSRIHITNMLTAHDAGATIMVASPPFYNRPATIEDLVDSVISRIVDHLGMDLEITSRWSGYE; encoded by the coding sequence ATGACCAGAAGATTTGTAATCGGGGTATCGGGAGCGAGTGGTATGATTTATGCAGCCCGGCTCCTGCATCACCTCTCTCCCGTAGCCGAGGTTCATCTTGTGGTCAGCCCGGTTGCCGGAGAGATCGCTGTCCATGAAGGTGTCTCTCTCTCCGGGTTTCCGGTCACTATCCACCGGTTTGATGATCTTGCTGCACCTATCGCAAGCGGGTCGTTCAGGCATGACGGGATGGTCATCGTCCCGTGCAGCATGAAGACCCTGGCCTCGGTTGCGAACGGAATCACCCCGAACCTGGTAACCCGTGCAGCAGACGTCACCCTAAAGGAACGCAGATCCTGTATTCTCGTGCTCAGGGAGAACCCTCTCTCCCGGATTCATATCACCAATATGCTCACTGCCCATGATGCAGGAGCGACTATCATGGTGGCAAGTCCGCCGTTCTACAACAGACCGGCAACCATTGAGGACCTTGTTGATTCTGTGATCTCCCGGATCGTTGACCATCTTGGGATGGACCTCGAGATCACCAGCAGATGGAGTGGATACGAATGA